From one Mustela nigripes isolate SB6536 chromosome 16, MUSNIG.SB6536, whole genome shotgun sequence genomic stretch:
- the OSBPL7 gene encoding oxysterol-binding protein-related protein 7, which translates to MDFQERVPNSLAESIQSTKLSSAQQASELWEVVEEPRSRLGAEGVMPERKEGHLLKKRKWPLKGWHKRYFVLEDGILHYATTRQDITKGKLHGSIDVRLSVMSINKKAQRIDLDTEDNIYHLKIKSQDLFQSWVAQLRAHRLTMPRGSLPGTTHRKVPGAQLPAAGSASTLPGVGPREKVSSWLRDSDGLDRCSHELSECQGKLQELHRLLQSLESLHRIPSAPVIPTHQASGTTERPRKGKRTSRMWCTQSFAKDDTIGRVGHLHGSVPNLSRYLESRDPSGPRGLPPPDYAHLQRTFWALAQKVHNSLSSVLAALTAEWDHLRDLHQGSELSRTGVSEASAGPRRLHSLSVSSDTTADSFSSLNPEEQEALYMKGRELTPQLSQSSILSLADSHTEFFDACEVLLSASSSENEGSEEEESCTSEITTSLSEEVLDLRGAERHQKGASVPGRAAGPPRRRCLPAASGPGTDVSLWNILRNNIGKDLSKVSMPVQLNEPLNTLQRLCEELEYSSLLDRASRTADPCERMVYIAAFAVSAYSSTYHRAGCKPFNPVLGETYECERPDRGFRFISEQVSHHPPISACHAESENFVFWQDMKWKNKFWGKSLEIVPVGTVNVSLPRFGDHFEWNKVTSCIHNILSGQRWIEHYGEVLIRNTQDSSCHCKLTFCKAKYWSSNVHEVQGAVFSRSGRVLHRLSGKWHEGLYRGTLPGGQCIWKPNSMPPDHERNFGFTQFALELNELTAELKRSLPSTDTRLRPDQRYLEEGNIQAAEAQKRRIEQLQRDRRRVMEENNIVHQARFFRRQMDSSGKEWWVTNNTYWRLRAEPGYGNLDGAVLW; encoded by the exons ATGGACTTCCAAGAGAGGGTCCCTAACTCGTTGGCCGAGAGCATTCAGTCTACAAAGCTGAGCAGTGCCCAGCAG GCCTCCGAGCTGTGGGAGGTGGTCGAGGAGCCTCGGAGCAGGCTGGGAGCAGAGGGTGTCatgccagagaggaaggaaggccaCCTGCTCAAGAAAAGGAAGTGGCCTCTGAAGGGCTGGCAcaag AGATACTTTGTGCTCGAGGATGGGATCCTTCATTATGCAACCACGCGGCAAGAC ATCACCAAGGGGAAGCTTCATGGCTCCATTGACGTCAGACTGTCTGTCATGTCCATCAACAAAAAGGCCCAGCGCATTGACCTTGACACTGAAGACAACATCTACCACCTCAAG ATCAAATCCCAGGACCTGTTCCAGAGCTGGGTGGCGCAGCTTCGTGCCCACCGCCTGACCATGCCCCGAGGTTCACTGCCCGGCACCACTCACCGGAAG GTTCCTGGTGCCCAGCTTCCAGCAGCTGGCAGCGCTTCGACTCTACCTGGGGTTGGACCTCGGGAGAAGGTGTCTTCCTGGCTGAGGGACAGTGATGGGCTAGACCGCTGCTCTCATG AGCTCTCAGAGTGTCAGGGGAAGCTCCAGGAACTACACAGACTCCTCCAGAGCCTGGAGTCCCTGCACCGGATCCCCTCAGCCCCTGTTATCCCCACGCACCAG GCCTCAGGGACGACCGAGAGACCCAGGAAGGGGAAGCGGACCAGCCGCATGTGGTGTACACAGAGCTTTGCCAAGGATGACACGATCGGGCGG GTTGGTCATCTCCATGGCTCTGTTCCCAACCTGTCTCGCTatctggagtcccgggatcccTCAGGCCCCCGCGGGCTGCCGCCTCCCGACTATGCCCACCTGCAGCGGACTTTCTGGGCACTGGCCCAGAAGG TGCACAACTCCCTCAGCAGTGTCCTGGCCGCCCTCACTGCCGAGTGGGACCACCTGAGGGACCTGCACCAGGGTTCAGAGCTGTCACGGACAGGG GTCTCTGAGGCCTCCGCTGGCCCGAGGCGCCTCCATTCGCTCTCCGTCTCCTCGGACACCACCGCAGACTCCTTCAGCTCCCTCAACCCCGAGGAG CAAGAAGCTCTGTACATGAAGGGGCGGGAGCTGACCCCCCAGCTGTCCCAGAGCAGCATCCTGTCCCTCGCCGATTCCCACACAGAGTTCTTTGATGCCTGTGAGGTTCTCCTCTCTGCCAGCTCTTCTGAGAATGAG GGTTCAGAGGAGGAGGAGTCGTGCACCAGTGAAATCACCACCAGCCTGTCCGAGGAGGTGTTGGACCTCAGGGGAGCTGAGCGCCATCAGAAAG GGGCGTCTGTTCCAGGGAGAGCTGCAGGGCCCCCGCGTCGCCGCTGTCTGCCGGCAGCCAGCGGGCCAGGAACTGATGTGAGCCTGTGGAACATACTACGGAACAACATCGGCAAGGACCTGTCCAAGGTGTCCATGCCCGTGCAGCTCAACGAGCCGCTCAACACCCTGCAGCGGCTGTGCGAGGAGCTCGAGTACAGCAGCCTCCTGGACCGGGCCAGCCGCACGGCCGACCCCTGCGAGCGCATG GTGTACATCGCGGCCTTTGCCGTGTCTGCCTACTCGTCCACGTACCACCGAGCAGGCTGTAAGCCCTTCAACCCCGTCCTGGGGGAGACCTATGAGTGCGAGCGGCCCGACCGGGGCTTCCGCTTCATCAGTGAGCAG gtctcccaccacccccccatcTCGGCATGCCATGCAGAGTCTGAGAACTTTGTCTTCTGGCAAG ACATGAAGTGGAAGAACAAGTTCTGGGGCAAATCCTTGGAGATTGTGCCTGTGGGGACAGTCAACGTCAGCCTGCCCAG gtTCGGGGACCACTTCGAGTGGAACAAGGTGACATCCTGCATTCACAACATCCTGAGTGGCCAGCGCTGGATCGAGCACTATGGAGAGGTGCTCATCAGGAACACACAGGACAGCTCCTGTCACTGCAAGCTCACCTTCTGCAAG gCCAAGTACTGGAGCTCCAACGTCCATGAGGTGCAGGGTGCCGTGTTCAGCCGGAGCGGCCGTGTCCTCCACCGACTCTCCGGGAAGTGGCATGAGGGCCTCTACCGGGGGACCCTGCCCGGCGGTCAGTGCATCTGGAAACCCA actcgATGCCCCCAGACCATGAGCGAAACTTCGGCTTCACTCAGTTTGCCTTGGAGCTGAATGAGCTGACGGCAGAGCTGAAGCGGTCACTGCCTTCCACCGACACGCGGCTCCGGCCAGACCAGAG GTACCTGGAGGAGGGGAACATACAGGCCGCTGAGGCCCAGAAGAGAAGGATCGAGCAGCTTCAGCGGGACAGGCGCAGAGTGATGGAGGAGAACAACATCGTCCACCAGGCTCGCTTCTTCAG GCGGCAAATGGACAGCAGTGGGAAGGAGTGGTGGGTGACTAACAACACATACTGGAGGCTTCGGGCCGAGCCAGGCTACGGGAACCTGGACGGGGCTGTGCTCTGGTAG
- the MRPL10 gene encoding large ribosomal subunit protein uL10m, with amino-acid sequence MAAAVSGMLRGGLLPRAGRLPTLQTIRCGSKAVTRHRRVMHFQRQKLMAVTEYIPPKPAINPRCLPSPPSPPPEETGLIRLLRREIDTVFRENRMIAVCQNVALSAEDKLLIRHRLRKHKILLKVFPNQVLKPFLEDSKYQNLLPLFVGHNFLLVSEEPKVKEMVRILKSVPFLPLLGGCVDDAILSRQGFINYSQLPSLALVQGELVGGLTFRVAQTHLLLQHQSFQLTALLDQYIRQQQAGDSVVPAGGQPTSPDPIPNS; translated from the exons ATGGCTGCGGCCGTGTCTGGGATGCTGCGAGGGGGTCTCCTGCCCCGGGCGG GTCGGCTGCCCACCCTCCAGACCATCCGCTGTGGCTCTAAGGCTGTTACCCGCCATCGTCGTGTGATGCATTTCCAGCGGCAGAAGCTGATGGCTGTGACTGAGTATATCCCCCCAAAACCCGCTATCAACCCAAGATGCCTACCAAGTCCTCCCAGTCCCCCACCCGAG GAAACAGGCCTGATCCGCCTCCTCCGTCGGGAGATAGACACGGTTTTCCGAGAGAACCGAATGATAGCTGTCTGCCAGAATGTGGCTCTGAGTGCAGAGGACAAGCTGCTTATACGGCACCGGCTTCGGAAGCACAAGATCCTGTTGAAGGTCTTCCCCAACCAG GTTCTAAAGCCCTTCCTGGAGGATTCCAAGTACCAGAACCTGCTGCCCCTCTTTGTGGGGCACAACTTCCTGCTGGTCAGTGAGGAGCCCAAGGTCAAGGAGATGGTACGAATCTTGAAGAGTGTGCCCTTCCTGCCACTGCTAG GTGGCTGCGTTGATGACGCCATCCTCAGCAGACAAGGCTTCATCAACTACTCCCAGCTTCCCAGCCTGGCCCTGGTGCAGGGCGAGCTGGTAGGAGGGCTCACCTTCCGCGTGGCCCAGACCCACCTCTTGCTTCAGCACCAGTCCTTCCAGCTGACGGCCCTGCTGGACCAGTACATCAGACAGCAACAGGCGGGGGACTCTGTTGTGCCGGCCGGCGGGCAGCCCACTTCTCCTGACCCTATTCCGAACTCCTAG
- the LRRC46 gene encoding leucine-rich repeat-containing protein 46: MMPGANLAQSPEEGGVCITEALITKRNLTFPEDEDLSEKMFHTLAELQTVRLDREGITTIGNLEGLQNLHSLYLQANKIQRIENLACVPSLRFLSLAGNQIKQVENLRDLPHLQFLDLSENLIETLKLDEFPQSLLILNLTGNSCTNRDGYRELVTEALPLLLDLDKQPVLERWASDEEEKASDDEEEEFPELSSPFCTERGFLQELEQEIDRHKERRQQTALNEHLQRMETKPALTDLPLLPGGPVAKDNSPSVTPSQGKETPPKPASLPQATSATKKPCPLVSSQQSTVQAKKGTKAATGPKASVSRAPSTTKTVTKRIKK, from the exons ATGATGCCCGGAG CTAATCTTGCCCAGAGTCCAGAGGAAGGGGGCGTCTGCATTACTGAAGCCCTTATCACCAAGCGGAACTTGACGTTCCCTGAAGATGAGGATCTGTCAGAGAAGAT GTTTCACACTCTGGCTGAATTGCAGACTGTCCGCCTGGACCGGGAGGGGATTACCACTATCGGGAATCTTGAGGGCCTCCAGAACCTACACAGCCTTTATCTGCAAGCG AATAAGATCCAGCGGATTGAGAACCTGGCCTGCGTCCCCTCCTTGCG CTTCCTGTCTCTGGCAGGAAACCAAATCAAGCAGGTGGAAAACCTCCGTGACCTCCCACATCTCCAGTTTCTGGACCTTTCTGAGAACCTGATAGAAACACTGAAGCTGG ATGAGTTCCCCCAGAGCCTTCTCATCCTCAACCTGACCGGAAACAGCTGCACCAACCGGGATGGATACAG GGAGCTGGTCACAGAAGCCCTGCCGTTGCTCCTGGACCTGGACAAGCAGCCTGTGTTAGAGCGCTGGGCCTCAGATGAGGAGGAGAAAGCCTCAGACGATGAGGAGGAGGAGTTCCCGGAGCTGAGCAGCCCGTTCTGCACAGAGCGAG GCTTCCTCCAGGAGCTGGAGCAGGAGATAGACAGACACAAGGAGCGCAGACAGCAGACAGCCCTGAATGAGCACCTTCAGAGGATGGAGACGAAGCCTGCCCTCACTGACCTCCCCCTGCTGCCTGGGGGGCCCGTGGCTAAGGACAACAGTCCCTCTGTCACCCCCAGCCAAGGGAAGGAGACACCCCCCAAGCCTGCCTCCTTGCCACAAGCCACCTCTGCCACCAAGAAACCCTGCCCTCTGGTTTCCAGCCAGCAAAGCACTGTCCAGGCAAAGAAGGGGACCAAAGCAGCCACAGGCCCCAAGGCCTCTGTGTCGAGGGCCCCCAGCACAACCAAAACTGTGACCAAAAGAATCAAGAAGTGA
- the SCRN2 gene encoding secernin-2 isoform X2: protein MASWNPDAPRSCDCFVSVPPASAIPAVIFAKNSDRPRDEVQEVVFVPASTHPPGSRLQCTYIEVDQVSETHAVILSRPSWLWGAEMGANEHGVCIGNEAVWTKEPVGEGEALLGMDLLRLALERSRSALEALHVITGLLERHGQGGSCREDPAPFCYHNTFLLADRTEAWVLETAGRLWAAQRIREGARNISNQLSIGTDISAEHSELRTHALAQGWWGGQSAFDFAQVFSLTQQPVRMEAAKARFQAGRELLQQQRGGITAEVMMDILRNKESGICMDSGGFRTTASMVSILPQDPTQPCVHFLTATPDPSRSVFKPFIFGAGVAPAPQVVSPTFGAQDPVRTQPRFQTQVDRRHSLYRGHQVALGLMESGQDQGQQLWQKQRDLEQEGLEAARRLLAGEWAPPPQELGALFQAFVERESRVYG from the exons atGGCTTCTTGGAACCCCGACGCCCCACGTTCCTGCGATTGCTTTGTCTCGGTACCCCCGGCCTCGGCCATCCCCGCCGTGATCTTTGCCAAGAACTCTGACCGGCCCCGGGACGAAGTGCAGGAGGTGGTGTTTGTACCCGCAAGCACTCACCCTCCTGGGAGCCGGCTCCAG TGCACCTACATTGAGGTGGACCAGGTGTCAGAGACTCATGCGGTGATCCTGAGCCGACCTTCGTGGCTCTGGGGGGCAGAGATGGGCGCTAATGAACATGGTGTCTGCATTGGCAATGAGGCAGTGTGGACCAAGGAGCCAGTTGGCGAGGGGGAAGCCCTGCTGGGCATGGATCTGCTCAG GCTGGCGTTAGAACGGAGCCGCTCTGCCCTGGAGGCCTTGCACGTGATCACGGGCTTGCTGGAGCGCCATGGGCAAGGGGGCAGCTGCCGGGAGGACCCTGCCCCGTTCTGCTACCACAACACTTTCCTGCTGGCTGACCGGACTGAGGCGTGGGTGCTGGAGACGGCGGGGAGGCTGTGGGCCGCACAGAGGATCCGGG AGGGGGCCCGCAACATCTCCAACCAGCTGAGCATTGGCACAGACATCTCCGCCGAACACTCAGAGCTGCGGACCCATGCCCTGGCCCAGGgctggtggggtgggcagagcgCTTTTGACTTCGCTCAGGTCTTCTCCCTGACTCAGCAGCCTGTGCGGATGGAGGCTGCCAAAGCCCGCTTCCAGGCCGGACGAGAGCTGCTGCAGCAGCAGCGAG GGGGCATCACGGCAGAGGTGATGATGGACATTCTCAGGAACAAGGAGAGTGGTATCTGTATGGACTCGGGAGGCTTTCGCACCACGGCCAGCATGGTGTCCATCCTGCCCCAGGATCCCACACAGCCCTGTGTCCACTTCCTCACTGCCACACCAGACCCATCCAG GTCAGTGTTCAAACCTTTCATCTTTGGGGCGGGCGTGGCCCCGGCCCCCCAGGTGGTGTCCCCCACTTTTGGAGCACAGGATCCTGTTCGGACCCAGCCCCGATTCCAGACTCAGGTGGATCGCCGGCACAGCCTCTACCGTGGACACCAGGTGGCCCTGGGGCTGATGGAGAGTGGGCAG GATCAGGGACAGCAGCTCTGGCAGAAGCAGCGGGACCTGGAGCAGGAAGGCCTGGAGGCTGCACGGCGGCTGCTGGCCGGGGAGtgggccccacccccacaagAGCTGGGCGCCCTCTTCCAGGCCTTTGTGGAGAGGGAGAGCCGGGTTTATGGCTGA
- the SCRN2 gene encoding secernin-2 isoform X1, with protein sequence MVERSPEEDPFLPTSPQMASWNPDAPRSCDCFVSVPPASAIPAVIFAKNSDRPRDEVQEVVFVPASTHPPGSRLQCTYIEVDQVSETHAVILSRPSWLWGAEMGANEHGVCIGNEAVWTKEPVGEGEALLGMDLLRLALERSRSALEALHVITGLLERHGQGGSCREDPAPFCYHNTFLLADRTEAWVLETAGRLWAAQRIREGARNISNQLSIGTDISAEHSELRTHALAQGWWGGQSAFDFAQVFSLTQQPVRMEAAKARFQAGRELLQQQRGGITAEVMMDILRNKESGICMDSGGFRTTASMVSILPQDPTQPCVHFLTATPDPSRSVFKPFIFGAGVAPAPQVVSPTFGAQDPVRTQPRFQTQVDRRHSLYRGHQVALGLMESGQDQGQQLWQKQRDLEQEGLEAARRLLAGEWAPPPQELGALFQAFVERESRVYG encoded by the exons ATGGTGGAGAGGTCGCCCGAAGAGGACCcattcctccccacctctccccagatGGCTTCTTGGAACCCCGACGCCCCACGTTCCTGCGATTGCTTTGTCTCGGTACCCCCGGCCTCGGCCATCCCCGCCGTGATCTTTGCCAAGAACTCTGACCGGCCCCGGGACGAAGTGCAGGAGGTGGTGTTTGTACCCGCAAGCACTCACCCTCCTGGGAGCCGGCTCCAG TGCACCTACATTGAGGTGGACCAGGTGTCAGAGACTCATGCGGTGATCCTGAGCCGACCTTCGTGGCTCTGGGGGGCAGAGATGGGCGCTAATGAACATGGTGTCTGCATTGGCAATGAGGCAGTGTGGACCAAGGAGCCAGTTGGCGAGGGGGAAGCCCTGCTGGGCATGGATCTGCTCAG GCTGGCGTTAGAACGGAGCCGCTCTGCCCTGGAGGCCTTGCACGTGATCACGGGCTTGCTGGAGCGCCATGGGCAAGGGGGCAGCTGCCGGGAGGACCCTGCCCCGTTCTGCTACCACAACACTTTCCTGCTGGCTGACCGGACTGAGGCGTGGGTGCTGGAGACGGCGGGGAGGCTGTGGGCCGCACAGAGGATCCGGG AGGGGGCCCGCAACATCTCCAACCAGCTGAGCATTGGCACAGACATCTCCGCCGAACACTCAGAGCTGCGGACCCATGCCCTGGCCCAGGgctggtggggtgggcagagcgCTTTTGACTTCGCTCAGGTCTTCTCCCTGACTCAGCAGCCTGTGCGGATGGAGGCTGCCAAAGCCCGCTTCCAGGCCGGACGAGAGCTGCTGCAGCAGCAGCGAG GGGGCATCACGGCAGAGGTGATGATGGACATTCTCAGGAACAAGGAGAGTGGTATCTGTATGGACTCGGGAGGCTTTCGCACCACGGCCAGCATGGTGTCCATCCTGCCCCAGGATCCCACACAGCCCTGTGTCCACTTCCTCACTGCCACACCAGACCCATCCAG GTCAGTGTTCAAACCTTTCATCTTTGGGGCGGGCGTGGCCCCGGCCCCCCAGGTGGTGTCCCCCACTTTTGGAGCACAGGATCCTGTTCGGACCCAGCCCCGATTCCAGACTCAGGTGGATCGCCGGCACAGCCTCTACCGTGGACACCAGGTGGCCCTGGGGCTGATGGAGAGTGGGCAG GATCAGGGACAGCAGCTCTGGCAGAAGCAGCGGGACCTGGAGCAGGAAGGCCTGGAGGCTGCACGGCGGCTGCTGGCCGGGGAGtgggccccacccccacaagAGCTGGGCGCCCTCTTCCAGGCCTTTGTGGAGAGGGAGAGCCGGGTTTATGGCTGA